The DNA window CCGAAAAACGTTTTGCAGAGAAAATTACGGTGACCGCCTCCGTGGGAATTGTGATATGGAACGTGGAGGAACCGCTCGACGATGTGATAAAACGAGTGGATTTGGCATTGTACCGTGCAAAAGCAAACTGTAAAGGTGGATGTTACCTTTGGAAGGAATAAAACAAATGAAGTACTATACTACAGCGAAAGATACTGCCCAGGCATTCTGCCGGGCCTGGTTCGAACAGCGCGACGGGGAGGCGGCAATCGGTTTCCTCTCTGATGACATTGACTTTGTAGGCACCGGCGCGGATGAATTTGCCTGCGGAAAAGCGGAGATGACCGCCTATCTAAACCAGGATATCAGTGAGATTACGGAACCATTCTCCTGTGAGATGAGAGTAATCCATGAACAGAGCATTACGGTGGAAGTGACTCATCTCTCCATGGAGATGACGCTGAAAAACAGGCAGTATCTCTGGCATCTGCGTACGTTCTTTACGCTTGCTTTGGAAGGCGGGAGCTGGAAGATTAAATGTTTCCATGTGGCGGAACCCGGCAGCAGCCAGAAGGGGAGGGAGCATTATCCCCAGACGCTTGTGATGGAACACATCAGCAGACAGAGACAGGAGCTTTTAAACGATTCCGTGGCCGGCGGTATGATGGGAGGATATGTCGAAGACGGATTTCCCTTCTATTTTATCAACCGGCAGATGCTGGATTATCTGGGATATGAGAATAAAACGGAATTTGTCCATGATATAGAGGGGATGATTTCCAACTGTATGCATCCGGACGATCGGAAACCGGTGAATGAGACCGTGAATGCACAGCTTTTGGAGGGCGATGAATATATCGTTGAATACAGGATGCGCAAGAAAGACGGCACATACATATGGGTCCATGATACGGGCAGAAAACTTATGGCGGAAGATGGTCGTGCCGCCATTGTTTCGGTCTGCATCGATATCACGGAAGAGAAAAAGATGCGGGATGAACTGCTCCATCTCTATAATAATATTCCGGGAGCCGTTTTCCGGTGCCATTATGACGAAGAACTGTCAGTAATCGACGCCAATGACGGCCTGTTTGAATTCCTTGGCTACACCAGGGACGAATTTACCGCGTTGGGTAATAAAATGTCGGCTGTTATCCACCCGGAAGACATGCCGGTCATGCTCCAGAAGATCAGTGCTCAACTGCAGTATGGCGACACGGTCCGCATTGAGGGCCGCGTTATCTGCGGGGACGGCGAAGTCAAGTGGTTTTCACTTAAAGCACAGCTTTTTCAGGAAAAGGACGAAGGGCAGCTTTTCAGCGTACTTCTTGATATTACGGACGAGAGGAGCCTGCAGGAGAAAAATGATGAACTGTATGAGCAGGAACTGGCCTATTTCGTGGAATTATCCTCCGAGGAGGGGAGCGCCCAGGGACGTCTCAACGTCACGCGCAACCAGGTGGAGAGTTACATCTGTACGCCCCAGATGGCGGTTACCAGTATAGGGCACTCTTACGACGAGCTGGTGGAACATTTGTCGGAGGCTGCGGCCGATCCGGCTTATGGAGCGTCAATCCGCAGCACACTTTCCCGTGAGAAGGTGCTTGCGGATTATGCGCTTGGGAAGACGGATTATCATTTTGAATTCCTGAGGAAACGCGGGGAGGAAGGCGTTTTCTGGAGCAGTACAAGCTTTCGTTTATACAGGGAGCCGGAGAACGACGACGTGATTGCATTTTTCTATACCACGGATAATACGGCCCACAAGATTCAGGAGGAGCTGCTGAAGAAGATTACCAGACTCGATTATGAACTCCTCACGGAGGTTAATATCCGGCGCGATACCCATCGGCTGATCTTATTTGATGAGAACAGCCAGAGGGCGGGAGCCGCCGAAGGAGAGTTCCAGGCCGAGGTCAGACGGATCGCAGACCGTTTTATGGATGAGGAAGCAAAGCAGGAATACCGGTCAAAACTGGACTTTGAATATATGGAAAAGAGACTGTCACAGGAGCCGGTGTACTCTTTTGTCATTGAGATGATGGATGAGGAGGGGAATAAGAGAGTAAAACGTTTCCAGGTCTTCTACATTGAGAAGGAACTCGGCAGAGTCTGCGTGGCGCGCAGCGACGTGACCGATGTGGTTCAGAAAGAACAGCGTCAGAAGGAAGAGCTGGCCGCCGCACTGGTGGCTGCGGAGCAGGCCAATGCCGCCAAGTCGGACTTCCTGTCACGGATGAGCCATGAAATCAGGACGCCGATGAATGCCATCATCGGCATGAGCACCATTGCCGCCCAGGCTGTCGGTGATGATGAGCAGATTGCAGACTGTATCTCAAAGATAGGAATTTCATCACGGTTTCTTCTGTCGTTAATCAACGATATTCTGGATATGAGCCGGATTGAGAGCGGCAAGATGCTCTTAAAGAATGAAAAGATTCCAACAGAAGAGTTTATCGTGGGACTCAATTCCATCTGCTACGCCCAGGCGTCTGCAAAGGGCGTGGAATATGAGTGTATCGTGGATCCCGTTCTGGATGACTATTATGTCGGTGATGCGATGAAGCTGCAGCAGGTGCTTTTGAATATCCTGAGCAATGCCATCAAATTCACCGGTGAGGGCGGGAAGGTCACATTTTCCGCATCACAGCGCCAGAGAACGAAAAATACCGCTGCGCTGCGTTTTATCGTAAATGATACGGGCGTGGGCATGAGTGAGGAATTTATTCCGCGCATTTTCGAACCTTTCTCGCAGGAATCCATTGGGACTACGGCGCTTTACGGCGGCACAGGACTGGGACTTGCGATTTCAAAAAGCATAGTGGACCTGATGGACGGCAAAATCACGGTGCGTTCCATCAAAGGAATCGGTACGGAATTTACAGTGGATGTAAAGCTAGGGATTACCGAGGAAGAAAAGCTGCTCCACGGGCAGAAAAAGCAGAATTATAATTTCTCCCACCTGAAAACGCTGGTTGTGGATGATGACGTGGTGGTTTGCGAGAGCGCGGTCGTCACCCTTCGTGAGATGGGAATCACCGCAGAATGGGTGGACAGCGGCCGAAAGGCGGTTGAGCGGGTACAGGGACTCTGGGATGCGGGCAGATACTTTGACATGATTCTGATAGACTGGAAAATGCCGGGAATGGACGGCATTGAGACCGCCAGGCATATCAGGGCTATTGTAGGGCCGGAGGTTACGATCATTATCATGACCGCCTATGACTGGATTTCCATAGAGCATGAGGCAAAGCTGGCCGGGGTGAACCTTCTGATGAGCAAACCGATGTTTAAATCAGCCCTGGTATCGGCTTTTTCCAAAGCGCTGGGGGAGAAGGAAGAGAGAAAGCCGCAGATGGATGCGGCCGCCTATGATTTTTCCGGAAGGCGTCTGCTGCTGGCGGAGGATAATGCCATTAACACGGAGGTTGCCGTGATGCTTCTTGAGAGCAAGGGATTTACCGTAGACACGGCCGAAAATGGTCTCAGGGCGCTGGAATTATTCAGTAAATCGTCGACCGGATATTATGACGCCATCCTGATGGATATCAGAATGCCGCTGATGGACGGGCTGACGGCCACTACAAGTATCAGACATTTAAGCAATACGGACGCCGCAACGGTTCCGATTGTTGCAATGACAGCCAACGCATTTGACGATGACATAGAAAAAAGCAAGGCGGCAGGAATGGATGCCCACCTTGCAAAGCCGATTGATTCGGACCGGTTATATCAGACACTATACCATCTTATTTACAGAGAGGAAGGTTAAAATCGATGCGGAGTTTTCGGGAAATAGTTGAGTCCTATGGTGTGGATTATGACAATACAATGGCACGGTTTTTGGGAAATGAGACATTTTATCTGAAGATACTGGGAAGACTGCCTCAGGACAATAACCTGGCCGCCCTGGAAGACGCTTTGGACAAAGGAGATCTGGACAGAGCCTTTGAGGCGGCGCATACGATTAAGGGGTTGGCTGGTAATCTTGGCTTACAGTCCATCTATGAGGCGGTTTCCGCCATGGTGGAACCTTTGCGGGCCGGGGAACTCAGGGAAGATTACAAAACGCTTTATCATGTGATCCGGGAGGAGTACCGGAAAGCGGAGAGAATGCGGCGGGATCTGGAAGAATGTGAAGGCTTTTAAGATTTTGGAGGAGTTTGAACCGTATTACGGGAATTTGTTTCAGGAACTGTTTGACTTTATTGAGAAAATGGCTGAGAATATATGTATGGAGTTGTTTCCATTGACTGCGGCGGAGGATTGAGGAGCAAGTGGAGGAGTCTGTATGAAGCATATATACGGCCTTAAGATGAAAAAATATATTATGGTTTTACTCGTGATGCTGTTTATGATGGCAGTGTCGTTTCCATGCGCGGCCGACGAAGAGGCGGAAGATAAGGTTCTTCGCGTAGCATTTCCCATAACGGAAGGTTATACCATGCTGACGGCGGATGGAGAAAGGTATGGGCTGGTGGTCGATGTCCTCAATGAGGTTGCCAAGTATACCGGATGGAAATATGAATACATTGATGTTGAGAATGAAGAAATACTGAGACGTTTTAAGGCCGGGGAATACGATCTGATGGGCGGTCAGTATTATATGGACGGGCTCGAGGAAGATTATGGATATCCTGAATATAACTGTGGTTATACAAAACTGATCCTGCTGGCCAGAAAAGATGATGACCGTATCAAGGGATTCGACCTGAACTCTCTTAATGGAAAAACAATTGGGGTTTTTGAACGGGCTGCGGAGAATATAAGACGGCTCAAGATTTATCTGGAACTTAATAACATAGACTGCACGATCAAATATTACAATCATGATCAGCTGAAGGAGCATGGGGGCCTGAATTATTATCTGGAGAACGGCGAGGTGGATTTGCTGCTGGGCAACAGTGCGGACTCCGGTGATAAATTTTATGTTGCCGCCACATTCGATTCACAGCCTCATTATATTGTGACGCAGCCGGACAACCAGGAGATTCTCGACGGCCTTAATATGGCGCTTGAGAAGATTTACGAGGCGGATCCCAACTTTGCAAAAAAATTATACGAAACCAATTTTCCTGCCGCTGCCAATATGAATGCGGTACTTAATGCAAAGGAGAAAGAATATATAGAACAGAGAGGGACTGTGACGGTAGCTGTCCCGAGTGACTGGCATCCGCTTTTCTGCCTGGATAATGGTGACGGCCACAACGGCTATGTGCCCGATATTCTTCAGAAGATTTCTGAGTATTCCGGTCTGGAGTTCTCCTATATATACTGTGACAGTTATGCGCAGACGCTCGGGAAGATACAGAACGGTGAGGCCGATCTGCTCGCTTTTTACCTTGGTTCGGACGAGGATGCCGTAGAACAGGATCTGGCGCTGACAACGCCTTACGTAGAACTGAATTCTATCCTGGTGAGGAATAAGGAATCAAGCTATCCCGCGCAGGGGCTGGTCGGAGCCGTACTGGAAGGGGAAGACATGCCGGATAATATCACGGTGGATAAGGAAATCTATTATTCCGATATTGCAGAGGCGCTTTCGGATGTCAACCGCGGCAAAGTAGACTTTTTTTACGGGGTATCCGCGCATCTTGAAAGTATTATACAAAAGAACAATTTTACCAATCTGATGCAGGTAAATCTGATCAATGATCACCGGGAAACCAGTTTTGCAATGAAAAGTCCAGTACAGCCGGAACTTTTTTCAATAATCAATAAAGCGATCAACAATATCAGCAGCGAAGATTCTGCCGCCATCGGCAGCCGTAATATGGTCTCCATCGGGGAATCCCATATGACGCTTACCAGTATTGTCTATGCCAATCCGTCCCTGGCGGTGGGCGTTGTGGCTACGGGACTTATCCTGCTTCTGATTGTTGTCATTCTTATAGGAAAGTCACGTCTTCATGCCGCCGCCATGCAGAGTGAACTCGAAAAGGCGGAGGCAGGCAACCGTGCGAAAAGTGAATTCCTTTCCCGCATGAGCCATGAAATCAGAACCCCGATGAATGCGATTGTCGGACTGACCGATTTAACCGCAATGATGGAAGGGGTGCCCGAAAAGGTAGCGGAGAACCTGGAAAAGATTAAAACATCGTCTAAGTATCTGCTGGGCCTGATCAATGACATTCTGGATATGAGCCGTATTGAAAACGGTAAGATGACTCTGGCGGCCGAAGATTTTTCCCTGCACGACATGCTGAGTGACGTTGAAAATATGCTGCAGCAGGATGCCGCAAACCGGTCGCTGAAATTCAGCCTGGAAGAGAGTATTGGACATGATGTGATAGTGGGGGATGAACTGCGCCTGAGGCAGGTGATACTCAACCTGCTTTCCAATGCATTCAAATTCACCCGGGCTGGTGGCAGCGTTCTTCTCAGGGTTTCGGAGGAATCCTCCACGGAGACTGTGGCCTCCTATAATATCCTGGTCCGTGATACGGGCATCGGAATTGCTCAGGAAGAACAGCGGCGAATCTTTGAAAGCTTTGAACAGCTGGGCTCTAATTATTCGAAGAGCCAGGGAACCGGACTTGGATTGGCCATAAGCAGAAATATTGTCCATCTGATGGGCGGTGAGCTCTTTCTTAAAAGTGAACCGGGAAAAGGCAGTGAGTTCTATTTTACCGTGACCCTTCCCAGGGGACGGATGGAGAAAAAGCCTGTTTCGGAGGCGGCGCCCAGGGAACAAGGGTTTGACGGGGCGGAGATCCTCCTTGCCGAGGACAATGATCTCAATGCGGAAATCGCCATGGAACTGCTCCGCATGCAGGGAGCCGTTGTCACCCGGGCGGAGAATGGACGGGAGGCGTTAGAACTGTTTAAACAAAGCGCCCAGGGGGAGATTAAGGCGATTCTTATGGATATCCAGATGCCGGAGATGAATGGATTGGAGGCCACGGCCGCCATCCGCGGGCTGTCACGTCCGGATGCCGCAACAGTCCCGATTATCGCAATGACCGCGAACGCCTTCCAGGAGGACAAGGAGTCGGCAATGGCAGCAGGAATGAACGGTTTCGTGCCAAAGCCAATTGATGTGGCTGCGCTTTATGAGGAGCTGTATCACAATATGGCTGCTGTGAATGATGCCGTAAAGTAAGATGACGGAAATGGAGAAGCGTAAATTAGAATTTATAGATAATCAGATGTTATAGAAAAAAAACTGGATGCCGTTTGCAGAAGTGAAATGAGTGCTCTGCAGACGGCATTTAGTTTTTTGCGATACTATTTCATTTTCTTCTCCAGTAACGTAATCCCCTGATACAGCACTGCCGATACAATACAGAGAATTACAATGCTCATCACAACGAGATCCATCTTAAAGACCTGGGAACCATAGATAATCAGATATCCGAGCCCTTTGTTGGCGGCGAGGAATTCGCCGATAATAACGCCCACCAGGCAGAGCCCCACATTGACCTTCATATTGCTGATAATCAGCGGAACCGATCCCGGCAGCAGGACCTTTGTAAGGACATCCTTGCGCTTTCCGCCCAGGGAGTAAATCAGTTTAATCTGATCCGGATCCGTGTGGCTGAAGCCGTTATGAAGCGTCATAATGGCTCCGAATACGGCAACTGACACGGCGGCAACGATGATTGTCTTGATGTTATTGCCCAGCCATACGATGAGGATCGGGGCCAGGGCCGACTTAGGCAGACTGTTGAGCATGACGAGATACGGCTCCAGAATGTCGGAGAGGCTTTTGCTGGACCACAAAAGGATTGCACCAAGCAGTCCTATGGCGACGACGAGAAAGAAACTGATCAGCGTTTCCATAATCGTGACACCGGTGTGTAAAAAAATACTGCCGTCCTTCACCATGCTGATAAAGCAGAGTACGATTCGGGACGGAGAACTGAAGATGAAGTCGTTGATAATACCCAGTCTGGCACAGACTTCCCAGAGTACCAATAAAATAAAAAGAAGCAGAATGCGGCAGACTGAGACAAATCTGCGGCGGCGTTTCTGCCTTGCGATAAATTCCTGCTGGGCCAGGGTTTCATGTAATTCCATGAGACACCTCCTGTTAGGGAAAAGAATTGTTAATTTT is part of the [Clostridium] symbiosum genome and encodes:
- a CDS encoding transporter substrate-binding domain-containing protein; this translates as MKHIYGLKMKKYIMVLLVMLFMMAVSFPCAADEEAEDKVLRVAFPITEGYTMLTADGERYGLVVDVLNEVAKYTGWKYEYIDVENEEILRRFKAGEYDLMGGQYYMDGLEEDYGYPEYNCGYTKLILLARKDDDRIKGFDLNSLNGKTIGVFERAAENIRRLKIYLELNNIDCTIKYYNHDQLKEHGGLNYYLENGEVDLLLGNSADSGDKFYVAATFDSQPHYIVTQPDNQEILDGLNMALEKIYEADPNFAKKLYETNFPAAANMNAVLNAKEKEYIEQRGTVTVAVPSDWHPLFCLDNGDGHNGYVPDILQKISEYSGLEFSYIYCDSYAQTLGKIQNGEADLLAFYLGSDEDAVEQDLALTTPYVELNSILVRNKESSYPAQGLVGAVLEGEDMPDNITVDKEIYYSDIAEALSDVNRGKVDFFYGVSAHLESIIQKNNFTNLMQVNLINDHRETSFAMKSPVQPELFSIINKAINNISSEDSAAIGSRNMVSIGESHMTLTSIVYANPSLAVGVVATGLILLLIVVILIGKSRLHAAAMQSELEKAEAGNRAKSEFLSRMSHEIRTPMNAIVGLTDLTAMMEGVPEKVAENLEKIKTSSKYLLGLINDILDMSRIENGKMTLAAEDFSLHDMLSDVENMLQQDAANRSLKFSLEESIGHDVIVGDELRLRQVILNLLSNAFKFTRAGGSVLLRVSEESSTETVASYNILVRDTGIGIAQEEQRRIFESFEQLGSNYSKSQGTGLGLAISRNIVHLMGGELFLKSEPGKGSEFYFTVTLPRGRMEKKPVSEAAPREQGFDGAEILLAEDNDLNAEIAMELLRMQGAVVTRAENGREALELFKQSAQGEIKAILMDIQMPEMNGLEATAAIRGLSRPDAATVPIIAMTANAFQEDKESAMAAGMNGFVPKPIDVAALYEELYHNMAAVNDAVK
- a CDS encoding Hpt domain-containing protein, which encodes MRSFREIVESYGVDYDNTMARFLGNETFYLKILGRLPQDNNLAALEDALDKGDLDRAFEAAHTIKGLAGNLGLQSIYEAVSAMVEPLRAGELREDYKTLYHVIREEYRKAERMRRDLEECEGF
- a CDS encoding ABC transporter permease; protein product: MELHETLAQQEFIARQKRRRRFVSVCRILLLFILLVLWEVCARLGIINDFIFSSPSRIVLCFISMVKDGSIFLHTGVTIMETLISFFLVVAIGLLGAILLWSSKSLSDILEPYLVMLNSLPKSALAPILIVWLGNNIKTIIVAAVSVAVFGAIMTLHNGFSHTDPDQIKLIYSLGGKRKDVLTKVLLPGSVPLIISNMKVNVGLCLVGVIIGEFLAANKGLGYLIIYGSQVFKMDLVVMSIVILCIVSAVLYQGITLLEKKMK
- a CDS encoding response regulator, whose translation is MKYYTTAKDTAQAFCRAWFEQRDGEAAIGFLSDDIDFVGTGADEFACGKAEMTAYLNQDISEITEPFSCEMRVIHEQSITVEVTHLSMEMTLKNRQYLWHLRTFFTLALEGGSWKIKCFHVAEPGSSQKGREHYPQTLVMEHISRQRQELLNDSVAGGMMGGYVEDGFPFYFINRQMLDYLGYENKTEFVHDIEGMISNCMHPDDRKPVNETVNAQLLEGDEYIVEYRMRKKDGTYIWVHDTGRKLMAEDGRAAIVSVCIDITEEKKMRDELLHLYNNIPGAVFRCHYDEELSVIDANDGLFEFLGYTRDEFTALGNKMSAVIHPEDMPVMLQKISAQLQYGDTVRIEGRVICGDGEVKWFSLKAQLFQEKDEGQLFSVLLDITDERSLQEKNDELYEQELAYFVELSSEEGSAQGRLNVTRNQVESYICTPQMAVTSIGHSYDELVEHLSEAAADPAYGASIRSTLSREKVLADYALGKTDYHFEFLRKRGEEGVFWSSTSFRLYREPENDDVIAFFYTTDNTAHKIQEELLKKITRLDYELLTEVNIRRDTHRLILFDENSQRAGAAEGEFQAEVRRIADRFMDEEAKQEYRSKLDFEYMEKRLSQEPVYSFVIEMMDEEGNKRVKRFQVFYIEKELGRVCVARSDVTDVVQKEQRQKEELAAALVAAEQANAAKSDFLSRMSHEIRTPMNAIIGMSTIAAQAVGDDEQIADCISKIGISSRFLLSLINDILDMSRIESGKMLLKNEKIPTEEFIVGLNSICYAQASAKGVEYECIVDPVLDDYYVGDAMKLQQVLLNILSNAIKFTGEGGKVTFSASQRQRTKNTAALRFIVNDTGVGMSEEFIPRIFEPFSQESIGTTALYGGTGLGLAISKSIVDLMDGKITVRSIKGIGTEFTVDVKLGITEEEKLLHGQKKQNYNFSHLKTLVVDDDVVVCESAVVTLREMGITAEWVDSGRKAVERVQGLWDAGRYFDMILIDWKMPGMDGIETARHIRAIVGPEVTIIIMTAYDWISIEHEAKLAGVNLLMSKPMFKSALVSAFSKALGEKEERKPQMDAAAYDFSGRRLLLAEDNAINTEVAVMLLESKGFTVDTAENGLRALELFSKSSTGYYDAILMDIRMPLMDGLTATTSIRHLSNTDAATVPIVAMTANAFDDDIEKSKAAGMDAHLAKPIDSDRLYQTLYHLIYREEG